The proteins below are encoded in one region of Micromonospora yangpuensis:
- a CDS encoding carbohydrate kinase family protein, whose product MGHAVVLGEALVDLLDTEYDGAPVYRQAIGGGPLNVAVGVARLGGTVQFVGSLGDDVLAGRIRAFLTGAGVGLAGAVTVAAPTALAVATFSGPEPDFRFYGEPPSYGLLDADQLDAELVSGAEVLYCGSIVLLCPATLAAARRAWSLHTGRRVFDPNVRPRLLTGPTALADLRAVVAEFAASAHLVKLSTADAELLYPDQPVESVAAYLRELGAETVVVTLGADGALVASGPELVRVPAPKIEAVDATGAGDSVMAALMADLLADGEPAGPDGWVDRVAFALRVAATVCESPGGATAMPTRAQVQARFPG is encoded by the coding sequence ATGGGACACGCGGTGGTGCTCGGCGAGGCGTTGGTCGACCTGCTCGACACCGAGTACGACGGAGCGCCCGTCTACCGGCAGGCGATCGGTGGTGGCCCGCTCAACGTGGCCGTCGGCGTGGCCCGCCTCGGCGGTACGGTGCAGTTCGTCGGCTCGCTCGGCGACGACGTGCTCGCCGGGCGGATCCGCGCCTTCCTGACCGGGGCGGGCGTCGGCCTGGCCGGAGCGGTGACCGTCGCCGCGCCGACCGCCCTGGCGGTGGCCACCTTCTCCGGTCCGGAGCCGGACTTCCGCTTCTACGGCGAGCCGCCGTCGTACGGCCTGCTCGACGCCGACCAGCTGGACGCGGAGCTGGTCTCCGGCGCCGAGGTGCTGTACTGCGGGTCGATCGTGCTGCTCTGCCCGGCCACCCTCGCCGCCGCCCGGCGGGCCTGGTCGCTGCACACCGGTCGGCGGGTCTTCGACCCGAACGTCCGGCCCCGGCTGTTGACCGGCCCGACCGCGCTGGCGGACCTGCGCGCGGTGGTGGCCGAGTTCGCCGCCAGCGCCCACCTGGTGAAGCTGAGCACCGCCGACGCCGAGCTGCTCTATCCCGACCAGCCGGTGGAGTCGGTCGCGGCGTACCTGCGGGAGCTGGGCGCGGAAACCGTCGTGGTCACCCTCGGCGCGGACGGCGCGCTGGTCGCCTCCGGTCCGGAGCTGGTCCGGGTGCCGGCACCGAAGATCGAGGCGGTGGACGCCACCGGCGCCGGCGACTCGGTGATGGCAGCCCTGATGGCCGACCTGCTGGCCGACGGTGAGCCGGCCGGACCGGACGGGTGGGTCGACCGGGTGGCGTTCGCGCTGCGGGTCGCCGCCACGGTCTGCGAGTCCCCGGGCGGGGCCACCGCCATGCCCACCCGGGCCCAGGTGCAGGCCCGCTTCCCGGGCTGA
- a CDS encoding threonine/serine ThrE exporter family protein, with protein MARQTGRSGPRATRGTLELALRVGEALLTSGAGSADVVAAMLRIAASYGVSSCTVDVTFTSITVAAAQPGDEPPLSLLKVVQVRATDYTRLDRLHEFAHRLGAARQPLDDAHRELDGILAPPPAYRSWLATAAAAGLAASVAVLLGGGALTAVVAAVASALADRTLRLLTRFGLPSFFQHAAGAAIVSLAPIVLLLFTRHTGVALDAPPSLVVAAGLVVLLAGLSLVGVAQDAINGYLVTASARVLDVLIPTAGIVAGIGTVLDLAQAADVPLRLAAVPGRAVPLWGQALAAAAAAACWALSGHARRRAVLLAAVGGAGAQLTYVAAFRAGLGAATASFVAALVVGMLVTVVTRRLSMAPVVGYACSIVPLLPGVALYRGMFEVVHGTPLGGTQLVQVAMVGLALGAGVTLSEFLITPLLGRQDRWDRWDRRVRRRARGSRY; from the coding sequence GTGGCCAGGCAGACCGGCCGGTCGGGCCCGAGAGCCACGCGGGGCACCCTGGAGCTGGCCCTGCGGGTCGGTGAGGCGCTGCTGACCAGCGGTGCCGGATCGGCCGACGTGGTGGCGGCGATGCTGCGGATCGCCGCCTCCTACGGCGTCTCCTCCTGCACCGTCGACGTCACCTTCACCTCGATCACCGTCGCCGCCGCGCAACCCGGTGACGAGCCGCCGTTGAGCCTGCTGAAGGTGGTGCAGGTCCGCGCCACCGACTACACCCGACTGGACCGGCTGCACGAGTTCGCCCACCGCCTGGGCGCGGCCCGGCAACCATTGGATGACGCCCACCGTGAGCTCGACGGCATTCTCGCCCCGCCGCCGGCGTACCGGAGCTGGTTGGCCACCGCGGCGGCGGCCGGCCTGGCCGCCTCGGTGGCCGTGCTGCTCGGCGGCGGGGCCCTCACCGCGGTCGTCGCCGCCGTGGCCAGTGCCCTGGCCGACCGGACGCTGCGCCTGCTGACCCGGTTCGGCCTGCCCTCGTTCTTCCAGCACGCCGCCGGAGCGGCCATCGTGTCGCTGGCCCCGATCGTCCTGCTCCTGTTCACCCGGCACACCGGCGTCGCCCTGGACGCGCCGCCGTCGCTGGTGGTCGCCGCCGGCCTGGTCGTGTTGCTGGCCGGATTGTCCCTGGTCGGGGTGGCGCAGGACGCGATCAACGGATACCTGGTGACCGCCTCGGCGCGGGTGCTCGACGTCCTCATCCCCACCGCCGGCATCGTCGCCGGCATCGGCACGGTGCTGGACCTGGCCCAGGCCGCCGACGTGCCGCTGCGGCTGGCCGCCGTGCCGGGACGGGCGGTGCCGTTGTGGGGACAGGCCCTGGCCGCAGCCGCCGCAGCGGCCTGTTGGGCGCTGTCCGGGCACGCCCGTCGGCGGGCGGTGCTGCTGGCCGCGGTGGGCGGGGCGGGGGCCCAACTGACCTACGTCGCCGCTTTCCGGGCCGGTCTCGGCGCGGCGACCGCGAGCTTCGTCGCGGCGCTCGTGGTGGGCATGCTGGTCACGGTGGTCACCCGCCGCCTGTCGATGGCTCCGGTCGTCGGGTACGCCTGCTCGATCGTGCCGTTGCTGCCCGGCGTGGCGCTCTACCGGGGCATGTTCGAGGTGGTGCACGGCACCCCGCTGGGCGGCACCCAACTCGTGCAGGTGGCCATGGTCGGGCTCGCCCTCGGCGCGGGGGTGACGCTCAGCGAGTTCCTGATCACGCCGCTGCTGGGCCGGCAGGACCGGTGGGACCGGTGGGACCGCCGGGTCCGGCGTCGGGCCAGGGGCTCCCGGTACTGA
- a CDS encoding thioesterase family protein — translation MPEHSLTPGLDARVELTVTEADTAQSVGSGDVPVLGTPRVLALAEAATVAATVTGLPSGLTSVGVRVELTHRLATPVGRTVVAQARLAEVDGRRLLFEVTVSDGDQVAAQVRIERTVVDRQRFVARATGSS, via the coding sequence ATGCCGGAGCATTCCCTCACCCCCGGACTGGACGCCCGCGTCGAGCTGACCGTGACCGAGGCCGACACCGCGCAGTCGGTCGGTTCCGGCGACGTGCCGGTGCTGGGTACGCCCCGGGTCCTGGCGTTGGCGGAGGCGGCGACCGTGGCGGCGACCGTGACCGGGCTGCCGTCCGGCCTGACCAGCGTCGGGGTCCGCGTCGAGCTGACCCACCGGCTGGCCACCCCGGTGGGTCGCACGGTGGTGGCACAGGCCCGGCTGGCCGAGGTCGACGGGCGGCGGCTGCTGTTCGAGGTGACGGTCAGCGACGGCGACCAGGTGGCGGCACAGGTACGGATCGAACGGACGGTGGTGGACCGGCAGCGCTTCGTCGCCCGGGCCACCGGCTCGTCGTGA
- a CDS encoding phosphatase PAP2 family protein — MAVVTDPQPPARTDPSASPDGGRRRVIAMAIWSVAFVVCWLTIGLPTDPVYAFVWIWAGTIAWNSARPWRDHLRFGRDWAPVVILLALYNLSRGFADNGATPHSYELIVADLVMFGWATGGEVPTIWLQERFYRPELQWWDIAASWVYFSHFVVALAAAAVLWMRNRERWIAYMSRFGFLCASGLATYFLYPAAPPWWAAQYGLLEEVARISTRGWRAFGMGGAGNLLNAGQIASNPVAAMPSLHTAWALFVVVFFLPSVRRRWWPLLFAYPLAMTLTLVYSGEHYVIDVLVGWAYVGLTFLVVGLAERWWAARRGRRRPADGPPGPDHDPQSPPASEPPPASEPAPALSAPTAPTAPTAPTAPTSTPTSATTATGDAGEPASSPAK, encoded by the coding sequence ATGGCCGTCGTGACTGACCCCCAGCCCCCCGCCCGCACGGACCCGTCGGCGTCGCCCGACGGAGGCCGACGCCGCGTGATCGCCATGGCGATCTGGAGCGTCGCCTTCGTCGTCTGCTGGCTGACCATCGGTCTGCCCACCGACCCGGTGTACGCCTTCGTCTGGATCTGGGCGGGGACCATCGCCTGGAACTCGGCCCGCCCGTGGCGTGACCATCTCCGCTTCGGCCGGGACTGGGCGCCGGTGGTCATTCTTCTCGCGCTCTACAACCTGTCCCGTGGCTTCGCCGACAACGGCGCGACCCCGCACTCGTACGAGCTGATCGTCGCCGACCTGGTGATGTTCGGCTGGGCCACCGGTGGCGAGGTGCCCACCATCTGGCTGCAGGAGCGCTTCTACCGGCCGGAGCTGCAGTGGTGGGACATCGCGGCCAGCTGGGTCTACTTCTCGCACTTCGTGGTGGCCCTCGCCGCCGCCGCGGTGCTCTGGATGCGCAACCGGGAACGCTGGATCGCGTACATGAGCCGGTTCGGGTTCCTCTGCGCCTCGGGCCTGGCCACCTACTTCCTCTACCCGGCCGCGCCGCCGTGGTGGGCGGCCCAGTACGGCCTGCTGGAAGAGGTCGCCCGGATCTCCACCCGAGGCTGGCGGGCCTTCGGCATGGGCGGCGCGGGCAACCTGCTCAACGCCGGGCAGATCGCCTCGAACCCGGTGGCCGCCATGCCGTCGCTGCACACCGCCTGGGCGCTCTTCGTCGTGGTCTTCTTCCTGCCGTCGGTACGCCGGCGCTGGTGGCCACTGCTGTTCGCGTACCCGCTGGCGATGACCCTGACCCTGGTCTACTCCGGTGAGCACTACGTGATCGACGTCCTGGTGGGCTGGGCGTACGTGGGGCTGACCTTCCTGGTGGTCGGGCTGGCCGAACGCTGGTGGGCGGCCCGACGCGGTCGGCGGAGGCCGGCCGACGGCCCCCCGGGCCCCGACCACGACCCGCAGTCACCACCGGCGTCGGAGCCACCACCGGCGTCGGAGCCGGCTCCTGCGTTGTCGGCACCGACTGCACCGACTGCACCGACTGCACCGACTGCACCGACCTCGACGCCGACTTCGGCCACGACGGCAACCGGCGACGCCGGCGAGCCGGCGTCCAGCCCGGCGAAGTAG
- a CDS encoding PH domain-containing protein: MVEPRQRLHPLSPALHGAKSLVVVIAGLSWSTLSRVGFGWFAAMVAVLALGATVLAVVSWFNTGYHVVGRELRVYEGLLWRRTRAIPLERLQAVEVVRPLLAQLTGLAELRLEVVGGGKTEAPLAYLSVADAAALRGRLLALAGTVHPVSPASTPDETPGAAPVPPVGRPLHAVRNQDLLVSQLLTPQAFLLPFGVAFVVAQFLSEGSWSFIAVASTLTAMAGVLLQPVRRVLDDWSFRIGHDGEVLRIRNGLVETRAQTVPLNRVQALGVTWPLLWRMKGWLRLRLEVAGYSAGEADDRNRPDRLLPVGDVATGEMIVAEVLPGVRLGGLPLTPPPPRARWLNPLSRSRLGAGLTDEVFASRSGLLTRQLALVPYARIQSVRVVQGPVQRRLGLATVHADTAGGAGAAAQDRDLAEAWALAAELTARSHASRRIVR, from the coding sequence GTGGTCGAGCCCCGGCAGCGGTTGCATCCGCTGAGCCCGGCCCTGCACGGGGCCAAGTCGCTGGTCGTGGTGATCGCGGGGCTGTCCTGGTCGACGCTGTCCCGGGTGGGCTTCGGCTGGTTCGCGGCGATGGTCGCCGTGCTGGCCCTGGGGGCCACCGTGCTCGCCGTGGTCAGCTGGTTCAACACCGGATACCACGTGGTCGGGCGCGAGCTACGGGTCTACGAGGGCCTGCTGTGGCGTCGTACCCGGGCCATCCCGCTGGAACGGCTCCAGGCCGTCGAGGTGGTCCGGCCGTTGCTCGCCCAGCTCACCGGGTTGGCCGAGCTGCGCCTGGAGGTGGTCGGTGGCGGCAAGACCGAGGCCCCGCTGGCCTACCTGAGTGTGGCCGACGCCGCCGCGTTGCGCGGTCGGCTGCTCGCCCTGGCCGGTACCGTCCACCCGGTGTCGCCGGCCAGCACACCGGACGAGACGCCGGGTGCCGCGCCCGTCCCGCCGGTCGGGCGGCCTCTGCACGCGGTACGCAACCAGGATCTGCTGGTCAGCCAGCTGCTCACCCCGCAGGCGTTCCTGTTGCCCTTCGGCGTGGCCTTCGTCGTGGCGCAGTTCCTCTCCGAGGGGTCCTGGTCGTTCATCGCGGTGGCCAGCACGCTCACCGCGATGGCCGGGGTGCTGCTGCAACCGGTCCGCCGGGTGCTCGACGACTGGTCGTTCCGGATCGGGCACGACGGTGAGGTGCTGCGGATCCGCAACGGCCTGGTGGAGACCCGCGCCCAGACCGTGCCGCTCAACCGGGTGCAGGCTCTCGGGGTCACCTGGCCGTTGCTCTGGCGGATGAAGGGCTGGCTGCGGCTGCGGCTGGAGGTCGCCGGCTACTCCGCGGGCGAGGCCGACGACCGTAACCGGCCGGACCGGCTGCTGCCGGTCGGCGACGTGGCCACCGGCGAGATGATCGTGGCCGAGGTGCTGCCGGGGGTGCGCCTGGGCGGGTTGCCGTTGACCCCGCCGCCGCCCCGGGCGCGGTGGCTGAACCCGCTGAGCCGGTCCCGGCTCGGTGCCGGCCTCACCGACGAGGTGTTCGCCAGTCGATCCGGCCTGCTCACCCGGCAGCTCGCGCTGGTGCCGTACGCCCGGATCCAGAGCGTGCGGGTGGTGCAGGGCCCGGTTCAGCGCCGGCTCGGCCTGGCCACGGTGCACGCGGACACCGCCGGTGGGGCGGGCGCGGCAGCCCAGGACCGGGACCTGGCCGAGGCCTGGGCGTTGGCGGCGGAGCTGACCGCACGCTCGCACGCCTCCCGGCGCATCGTCCGCTGA
- a CDS encoding PH domain-containing protein, with amino-acid sequence MSDDDLAGVAPAPIGPPEHAPISPLEPWPATVRWQSISRDLVWVELIRLAMTMAFLVVGLAVGWALTGHWLFGAALGALGVLVVLRVVTIVRAVRAWGYAERDDDLLVRHGLLVRRLSIVPYARMQFVDVSAGPLERAFDLATVQLHTAAAATDARVPGLRPAEASRLRDRLTALGEDRAEGL; translated from the coding sequence GTGAGCGACGACGACCTGGCCGGGGTGGCTCCCGCCCCGATCGGTCCCCCGGAGCACGCCCCGATCAGTCCCCTGGAGCCCTGGCCTGCCACCGTACGCTGGCAGTCCATCTCCCGAGACCTGGTCTGGGTGGAGTTGATCCGGCTGGCGATGACCATGGCCTTCCTCGTGGTCGGCCTCGCCGTCGGGTGGGCCCTCACCGGCCACTGGCTCTTCGGTGCCGCGCTCGGCGCCCTCGGCGTGCTCGTCGTCCTGCGGGTGGTGACGATCGTGCGGGCCGTCCGCGCCTGGGGGTACGCCGAACGCGACGACGACCTGCTGGTCCGGCACGGCCTGCTGGTCCGACGGCTCTCCATCGTGCCCTACGCCCGGATGCAGTTCGTCGACGTCAGCGCCGGCCCGCTGGAACGCGCCTTCGACCTGGCCACCGTGCAGCTGCACACCGCCGCCGCGGCCACCGACGCCCGGGTGCCCGGTCTGCGTCCGGCGGAAGCCTCCCGGTTGCGCGACCGGCTCACCGCCCTCGGTGAAGATCGCGCGGAGGGCCTGTGA
- a CDS encoding MBL fold metallo-hydrolase has protein sequence MTLRFTEAADRVYVLREPMLEVNVTLVVGDGAALLVDTLSTAGQAAELAAAVRTVTTGALTVVNTHHHFDHCFGNRTLAADPPRPVYAHTSVVAALRDRPDRVRRAAVEEMRASQPALAVELARTALLAPTEPVEVQTVLDVGGRRVLLRHPGPGHTAGDLVVQLPDVDVLVAGDLVESAGPPDFADAYPLRWPDAVADLLRLTGPGTVVVPGHGPLVDVGFVRTQHARLTELAGLIRAAHAAGDPPERVAEVAPFGARAGLDAARRGFAQLDGVD, from the coding sequence GTGACGCTGCGGTTCACCGAGGCCGCCGACCGGGTGTACGTGCTGCGCGAGCCGATGCTGGAGGTCAACGTCACGCTGGTCGTCGGCGACGGCGCGGCGCTGCTGGTGGACACCCTCTCCACCGCCGGGCAGGCCGCCGAGCTGGCCGCCGCCGTCCGGACGGTCACCACGGGGGCGTTGACGGTGGTCAACACCCACCACCACTTCGACCACTGCTTCGGCAACCGCACCCTCGCCGCCGACCCGCCCCGCCCGGTGTACGCGCACACCTCGGTCGTCGCGGCGCTGCGGGACCGTCCGGACCGGGTACGCCGGGCCGCGGTCGAGGAGATGCGCGCCAGCCAGCCGGCTCTCGCCGTCGAGCTGGCCCGCACGGCGCTGCTGGCCCCGACCGAGCCGGTCGAGGTCCAGACGGTGCTCGACGTGGGCGGCCGGCGGGTGCTGCTGCGCCATCCCGGCCCCGGGCACACCGCCGGTGACCTGGTGGTGCAGCTGCCCGACGTCGACGTGCTGGTGGCCGGGGACCTGGTCGAGTCGGCCGGCCCGCCGGACTTCGCCGACGCGTACCCCCTGCGGTGGCCGGACGCGGTCGCGGACCTGCTGCGGCTGACGGGCCCGGGGACGGTCGTGGTGCCGGGGCACGGCCCGCTGGTCGACGTCGGGTTCGTCCGCACCCAGCACGCCCGGCTCACCGAGCTGGCCGGGCTGATCCGGGCCGCGCACGCCGCCGGCGACCCACCGGAGCGGGTGGCCGAGGTGGCCCCGTTCGGCGCCAGGGCCGGCCTCGACGCGGCCCGGCGGGGCTTCGCCCAGCTCGACGGGGTCGACTGA
- a CDS encoding lytic polysaccharide monooxygenase: MTRSRTAALLTAAATLAVGALTVVISPSPAAAHGAAMTPGSRTYLCWQDGLSSTGEIRPQNPACTGAVNENGANSLYNWFSVLRSDAGGRTTGFIPDGKLCSGGNPGFSGYDAARNDWPLTHLTAGRQMEFKYSNWAHHPGTFYFYVTKNSWSPTRPLAWSDLEEQPFLQVTNPPQRGAVGSNDGHYYFSGNLPANKSGRHIIYSRWVRSDSQENFFGCSDVTFDGGNGEVTGIRGGSNPPTTPPTTPPTTPPTTPPTTPPTTPPTTPPGHSGDCMAVYKVTGSWSGGLQGEVEIMNHTASTWSGWTASWTLPPGQTIQSVWNGTSSVSGSTVTVTNAGHNGRIAPEGKTSFGFVAGNTGQGGLPTVTCSGR, translated from the coding sequence GTGACCCGTTCCCGCACGGCCGCCCTGCTCACCGCGGCCGCCACCCTCGCCGTCGGCGCTCTCACCGTGGTGATCAGCCCGTCGCCGGCCGCCGCACACGGCGCCGCCATGACCCCCGGCAGCCGCACCTACCTGTGCTGGCAGGACGGTCTCAGCAGCACCGGTGAGATCCGGCCGCAGAACCCGGCCTGCACCGGCGCGGTCAACGAAAACGGCGCCAACTCCCTCTACAACTGGTTCAGCGTGCTGCGCTCGGACGCCGGTGGCCGGACGACCGGCTTCATCCCGGACGGCAAGCTGTGCAGCGGCGGCAACCCGGGCTTCAGCGGCTACGACGCGGCACGCAACGACTGGCCGCTGACCCACCTCACCGCCGGCCGGCAGATGGAGTTCAAGTACTCCAACTGGGCGCACCACCCGGGCACCTTCTACTTCTACGTCACCAAGAACAGCTGGAGCCCGACCCGCCCGCTGGCCTGGAGTGATCTGGAGGAGCAGCCGTTCCTGCAGGTGACCAACCCGCCGCAGCGCGGCGCGGTGGGCAGCAACGACGGCCACTACTACTTCAGCGGCAACCTGCCGGCCAACAAGAGCGGCCGGCACATCATCTACTCCCGCTGGGTCCGCTCGGACAGCCAGGAGAACTTCTTCGGCTGCTCGGACGTGACCTTCGACGGCGGCAACGGCGAGGTCACCGGGATCCGGGGCGGCAGCAACCCGCCCACCACGCCCCCGACGACCCCGCCGACCACTCCCCCCACGACCCCGCCGACCACTCCCCCCACCACGCCGCCGACGACCCCGCCGGGGCACAGCGGTGACTGCATGGCGGTCTACAAGGTCACCGGCAGCTGGTCCGGTGGTCTCCAGGGCGAGGTGGAGATCATGAACCACACCGCCTCCACCTGGTCGGGCTGGACGGCGAGCTGGACCCTGCCGCCGGGCCAGACGATCCAGAGCGTGTGGAACGGCACGTCGAGCGTCTCCGGGTCGACCGTCACCGTGACCAACGCCGGCCACAACGGCAGGATCGCGCCGGAGGGCAAGACCTCCTTCGGCTTCGTCGCCGGCAACACCGGCCAGGGCGGCCTGCCGACCGTCACCTGCAGCGGCAGGTGA